DNA from Arthrobacter sp. SLBN-112:
GGACTCGGTGGCCAGCGACGCCTTGGTGATGCCCATGAGCTCAGGACGTCCGGAAGCCGGAGTCTTGCCCTCGGACACAACGCGGCGGTTGGCATCCTCGAAGCGGCTGCGCTCGGCGAGCTCGCCGGGCAGCAGGTCCGATTCGCCGGACTCGATGACCGTGACGCGGCGCAGCATCTGGCGGACGATAACCTCGACGTGCTTGTCGTGGATACCGATGCCCTGGCTGCGGTACACGCCCTGGACCTCGTCCACCAGGAACTTCTGTGCCGCACGCGGGCCCATGATGCGCAGGACCTGCTTGGGGTCCACCGGGCCGTTGATCAGCTTCTGGCCAACGGAGACGTGGTCGCCGTCTTCGATCAGCAGGCGTGAACGGCGCAGGACCGGGTAGGCGATCTCTTCCGTTCCGTCATCAGGGGTGATGACCAGGCGCATCTGGCGCTCGGACTCTTCAATGGCGATGCGGCCGGCTGCTTCAGCAATCGGGGCAACACCCTTCGGAGTACGGGCTTCGAAGAGCTCCTGGATACGGGGCAGACCCTGGGTGATGTCGTCGCCACCGCCGGCGGAAACAGCACCACCGGTGTGGAACGTACGCATGGTCAGCTGGGTACCGGGCTCACCGATGGACTGTGCGGCGATGATGCCCACGGCCTCGCCGATGTCCACGGTCTTGCCGGTGGCCAGCGAACGGCCGTAGCACAGGGCGCAGGTGCCGACGCTGGACTCACAGGTGAGTACGGAGCGGACCTTGACCTCGGTGATGCCTGCCTTGAAGAGCTCGTCGATAACGACGTCGCCGCAGTCGGTGCCGGCGGCTGCGAGGACGTTGCCCTCGGAGTCCACGACGTCGACGGCCAGCGTCCGTGCGTAGGCGCTGTTCTCGACGTTCTCGTCCAGGACGAGCTCACCGTTGGAGTCGGCGACGGCGATGGGCGTGACCAGGCCGCGCTCGGTGCCGCAGTCCTCTTCACGGACGATGACGTCCTGCGAGACGTCCACCAGACGACGGGTCAGGTAACCCGAGTTGGCGGTACGCAGGGCGGTATCGGCCAGGCCCTTACGGGCACCGTGCGTGGCGATGAAGTATTCCAGCACCGACAGGCCCTCACGGTAGGAGGACTTGATGGGGCGCGGGATGATCTCACCCTTCGGGTTGGCCACCAGGCCACGGATACCCGCGATCTGGCGGACCTGCATCCAGTTACCACGTGCACCGGAGGACACCATGCGGTTGATGGTGTTCATCGGGGACAGGCTTTCACGCATCACCGAGGCGATGTCGTTAGTGGCCTTGTTCCAGATCTCGATCAGCTCCTGGCGGCGCTCGTCGTCATCGATCAGGCCCTTGTCGTACTGGCCCTGGATCTTGGCAGCGCGCTCCTCGTAACCGGCGAGGATCTGCGGCTTTGCAGCCGGAACCTCGATGTCGGAGATGGCGACGGTGACGCCCGAGCGGGTGGCCCAGTAGAAACCGGCATCCTTCAGGTTGTCCAGCGTTGCCGCCGTGACAACCTTCGGGTAGCGCTCCGCGAGGTCGTTGACGATGCGGGACAGTTCGCCCTTGTCGGCAACAGCCTCAACCCAGGGGTAGTCCTCGGGCAGGGTCTCGTTGAAGAGGACCTGGCCCAGGGAGGTCTGGACGAGAGCGGGCTGCCCCGGCTCCCAGCCTTCCGGAGCTTCCCAGCCGGCGTAGGGCACAAAGCCTTCGAGGCGGATCTTGACCTGCGAGTTCAGGTGCAGCTCGCGGGCATCGAACGCCATGATGGCTTCCGAAACCGAACCGAAGATCCGGCCTTCGCCGGCTGAACCGACACGCTTGGTGGTCAGGTGGTAGAGGCCGATGATCATATCCTGCGAGGGCAGGGTAACCGGACGTCCGTCAGAGGGCTTCAGGATGTTGTTCGAGGACAGCATCAGGATGCGGGCCTCAGCCTGCGCCTCGGGGCTCAGCGGCAGGTGCACTGCCATCTGGTCGCCGTCGAAGTCGGCGTTGAAGGCGCCACAAACCAGCGGGTGGAGCTGGATTGCCTTGCCTTCAACAAGCTGCGGCTCGAACGCCTGGATGCCGAGGCGGTGCAGGGTAGGTGCACGGTTGAGCAGCACCGGGTGTTCGGTGATGATCTCTTCCAGCACGTCCCAGACCTGCGGACGGTAGCGCTCAACCATGCGCTTGGCCGACTTGATGTTCTGGGCGTGGTTGAGGTCAACCAGGCGCTTCATCACGAACGGCTTGAAGAGCTCCAGGGCCATCTGCTTGGGCAGGCCGCACTGGTGCAGCTTCAGCTGCGGGCCGACGACGATGACCGAACGGCCGGAGTAGTCGACGCGCTTGCCGAGGAGGTTCTGGCGGAAACGGCCCTGCTTGCCCTTGAGCATGTCGCTCAGGGACTTCAGCGGACGGTTGCCCGGTCCGGTGACCGGGCGGCCGCGGCGGCCGTTGTCGAAGAGGCTGTCAACAGCTTCCTGAAGCATGCGCTTCTCGTTGTTGACGATGATCTCCGGAGCACCCAGGTCAAGCAGGCGCTTGAGGCGGTTGTTGCGGTTGATCACGCGGCGGTACAGGTCGTTGAGGTCGGAGGTCGCGAAGCGGCCACCGTCCAGCTGGACCATGGGGCGCAGTTCCGGCGGGATCACCGGGACGGCGTCGAGGACCATGCCAAGCGGGCTGTTGTTGGTGGTCAGGAACGCGTTGACCACCTTCAGGCGCTTGAGGGCGCGGGTCTTGCGCTGGCCCTTGCCGTTGGCGATGATGTCGCGCAGCAGGTCGGACTCGGCCTGCATGTCGAAGTTCTCAAGGCGCTTCTTGATGGCTTCGGCACCCATGGAGCCTTCGAAGTACATGCCGTAGCGGTCGCGCAGTTCGCGGTAC
Protein-coding regions in this window:
- a CDS encoding DNA-directed RNA polymerase subunit beta', whose amino-acid sequence is MSSESSFGLMQIGLATAEDIRGWSYGEVKKPETINYRTLKPEKDGLFCEKIFGPSRDWECYCGKYKRVRFKGIICERCGVEVTRAKVRRERMGHIELAAPVTHIWYFKGVPSRLGYLLDLAPKDLEKVIYFAAYMITSVDEAARHEELPNLQVEHDIEKKQLIDNRDGDIAAIARDLEGEIARLEGEGAKAADKKKARDSADRQMANVRKRADADIERLEQVWDRFKNLKVADLEGDEGLYRELRDRYGMYFEGSMGAEAIKKRLENFDMQAESDLLRDIIANGKGQRKTRALKRLKVVNAFLTTNNSPLGMVLDAVPVIPPELRPMVQLDGGRFATSDLNDLYRRVINRNNRLKRLLDLGAPEIIVNNEKRMLQEAVDSLFDNGRRGRPVTGPGNRPLKSLSDMLKGKQGRFRQNLLGKRVDYSGRSVIVVGPQLKLHQCGLPKQMALELFKPFVMKRLVDLNHAQNIKSAKRMVERYRPQVWDVLEEIITEHPVLLNRAPTLHRLGIQAFEPQLVEGKAIQLHPLVCGAFNADFDGDQMAVHLPLSPEAQAEARILMLSSNNILKPSDGRPVTLPSQDMIIGLYHLTTKRVGSAGEGRIFGSVSEAIMAFDARELHLNSQVKIRLEGFVPYAGWEAPEGWEPGQPALVQTSLGQVLFNETLPEDYPWVEAVADKGELSRIVNDLAERYPKVVTAATLDNLKDAGFYWATRSGVTVAISDIEVPAAKPQILAGYEERAAKIQGQYDKGLIDDDERRQELIEIWNKATNDIASVMRESLSPMNTINRMVSSGARGNWMQVRQIAGIRGLVANPKGEIIPRPIKSSYREGLSVLEYFIATHGARKGLADTALRTANSGYLTRRLVDVSQDVIVREEDCGTERGLVTPIAVADSNGELVLDENVENSAYARTLAVDVVDSEGNVLAAAGTDCGDVVIDELFKAGITEVKVRSVLTCESSVGTCALCYGRSLATGKTVDIGEAVGIIAAQSIGEPGTQLTMRTFHTGGAVSAGGGDDITQGLPRIQELFEARTPKGVAPIAEAAGRIAIEESERQMRLVITPDDGTEEIAYPVLRRSRLLIEDGDHVSVGQKLINGPVDPKQVLRIMGPRAAQKFLVDEVQGVYRSQGIGIHDKHVEVIVRQMLRRVTVIESGESDLLPGELAERSRFEDANRRVVSEGKTPASGRPELMGITKASLATESWLSAASFQETTRVLTQAAMEGKSDPLLGLKENVIIGKLIPAGTGLPRYTEVTVEPTEEAKANLFTGPSAFSDFSYDTLGGDGAPEFHAIPLDDYDLGNDFR